One window from the genome of Hippoglossus hippoglossus isolate fHipHip1 chromosome 10, fHipHip1.pri, whole genome shotgun sequence encodes:
- the srpx2 gene encoding sushi repeat-containing protein SRPX2 has protein sequence MILSCFVAVSSLFFTAGSGTTVDDGYNDFTEDDNAPQLDYKEPYWCHSPGLTNGEVTCYSPRGPAYKSTLGTRCEMSCDRGYRLVGRSSLQCLASRRWSGTAYCRKMRCHVLPLIPQGRYSCTQGFVVDSRCEFTCDPGYSIQGEHSRTCQHGGSWSGGQPDCLDTDPPKIRCPLSRLKVADPGKLTARVTWDPPAAKDTADKSLEVILVDQLSGSDFKEGVNVIRYKVFDQARNRAACKFFVRVEVRRCPVLPTPLHGYLTCSSDGNNYGATCEYHCDGGYELRGVSSRVCKFSRNWDRNAAECVAMEIKSDVKTTSALLDQFYEKRRLLILSAPNISDSDYKLQNIMIQKSDCGLDLRQVTVIELLGSPPRETGRIKESLLGSEVIEGLRQVFRISRSYFSMVLLDKLGLDRERFITPMASDELFSYIDGFLLDEEERERLELHRDFCD, from the exons AACCTTACTGGTGCCATTCTCCGGGTCTGACCAATGGGGAGGTGACCTGCTACTCTCCTCGGGGCCCCGCCTACAAGAGCACGCTGGGCACCCGCTGTGAGATGAGCTGTGACCGGGGATACAGGCTGGTGGGGAGGAGCTCCCTCCAGTGCCTCGCCAGCCGCCGCTGGTCGGGGACCGCCTACTGCCGCA AAATGCGTTGCCACGTGCTGCCACTCATCCCACAAGGCAGATACTCCTGCACTCAGGGCTTTGTGGTGGACTCCAGGTGTGAATTCACCTGCGACCCCGGCTATAGCATCCAGGGGGAGCACTCACGCACCTGTCAGCACGGGGGGTCGTGGAGCGGAGGGCAACCGGACTGTTTAG ATACCGATCCCCCAAAGATCAGGTGTCCTCTGTCCAGACTCAAGGTCGCTGATCCGGGGAAACTCACTGCCAGGGTCACCTGGGACCCCCCCGCTGCCAAAGATACCGCTGATAAATCACTTGA ggtaATATTAGTGGACCAGCTGTCGGGCTCTGACTTTAAAGAAGGAGTAAATGTTATCCGCTACAAAGTGTTCGATCAAGCCAGGAACAGAGCCGCCTGCAAGTTCTTTGTCAGAGTTGAGG TGAGACGATGTCCAGTACTACCTACCCCCCTGCATGGCTACCTCACCTGTTCCTCTGATGGGAATAACTACGGTGCAACATGTGAATACCACTGCGATGGAGGATATGAGCTGAGGGGGGTGTCGAGTCGCGTCTGCAAGTTCAGCCGCAACTGGGACAGAAATGCAGCCGAGTGTGTTG CGATGGAGATTAAATCCGATGTAAAAACAACTTCAGCTCTCCTGGATCAGTTCTACgagaagaggaggctgctgatCCTGTCTGCGCCCAACATCTCTGACTCCGACTACAAACTGCAGAACATCATGATTCAA AAATCAGACTGTGGATTAGACCTGCGACAGGTGACCGTGATCGAGCTCCTGGGCTCCCCGCCTCGAGAGACGGGTCGAATTAAAGAAAGTCTGCTTGGCTCTGAAGTCATCGAGGGATTGAG ACAAGTATTCAGAATCTCCAGGTCCTACTTCAGCATGGTGCTGCTTGACAAGCTCGGGCTGGACCGAGAGCGCTTCATCACCCCGATGGCGTCGGACGAGCTGTTCTCCTACATCGACGGCTTCCTGCTGGACGAGGAGGAGCGAGAGAGGCTCGAGCTCCACAGAGACTTCTGCGATTAA
- the sytl4 gene encoding synaptotagmin-like protein 4 produces MPQAANMISLGFLSDSERERILEVLQRDEELRQGEEQRVRKLKTELLDVKRKGAKRGSGKYSQRICGRCLEPLSRLTFFSTQCKTCNHHVCSNCRTGLPDGSWLCSVCAKESDLKKRTGDWFYDQRVNRFSEAPGHNLVRVSLKKKSPLKKREATGEQLLRNTEINPDPPFPVPLPRQKNQTDNKGHSSKNSVASKESFESKEDVGSKLTCSDTESAENASLSSNKTETESGRMTPEQPRKGKESLQSSPTGSTVSSLTIPVKTCVVTVDTNTEANAAPEVKPVSPSSELDVDRLFKKSLKRAPKPPESVSTLDLRDGLEAPDASMGNRSRSVPGLDVKEDDEEDEDIDSLVSFHKRSMASSSSSLHSSKSAMGSMMSIYSEAGDFDSVEVSGNIVFSMSYDEDSQSLQVFIKECHGLAYADATRQLSNPYVKCYLLPDKSRQSKRKTTIKRNTIDPVYKETLKYSINRSQLFTRSMLISVWHHGRLSRNAFLGEVEIPLDSRDLDSPDEDNVALMSKAASTAQTSAFAQYKGELVISLKYVTSKKPATEKTKVKKRESATEHRGELHILIKEAKNLMAMQPGGTSDSFVKGYLFPTKGKSTKRKTPVVKKNLDPHYDHTFVYKDLALEQLREMCLELTVWDKEAMLTNEFLGGVRLSSVKGTVKISKEEVEMDSVGEEVSMWEKMMQYPDSWAEGTLPLRSTMRKEEGK; encoded by the exons GAAGTTGAAGACAGAGTTGCTGGACGTGAAGAGGAAAGGGGCCAAACGTGGCAGTGGAAAATACAGTCAGCGTATTTGTGGCCGATGCCTGGAGCCTCTGAGTCGACTGACTTTTTTCTCCACTCAGTGCAAGACGTGCAATCACCATGTGTGCAGCAACTGCCGAACGGGCCTCCCCGATGGATCCTGGCTGTGCTCTGTGTGCGCCAAAGAATC GGATCTGAAGAAAAGGACAGGTGACTGGTTTTACGATCAGAGGGTCAACCGGTTCTCCGAAGCGCCAGGACACAACCTAGTGAGGGTCTCGCTCAAAAAGAAATCCCCAT TGAAGAAGCGTGAGGCGACCGGAGAACAGCTGTtgagaaatacagaaataaaccCAGATCCTCCCTTTCCCGTGCCTCTGCCCAGGCAGAAGAATCAAACGGACAACAAAGG acattCAAGCAAGAATTCAGTTGCTTCGAAGGAATCATTTGAATCCAAGGAGGACGTCGGGTCAAAGTTGACGTGCAGTGATACAGAGTCTGCAGAAAATGCCAGTTTAAGCAGCAATAAAACTGAGACTGAGTCCGGCCGTATGACCCCTGAGCAGCCACG GAAAGGGAAGGAGTCGCTCCAGTCCAGTCCAACAGGCTCCACTGTTTCCAGTCTGACCATCCCAGTCAAAACATGTGTCGTCACCGTCGACACCAACACAGAAGCAAACGCT GCTCCAGAAGTAAAACCCGTCAGTCCGAGCTCGGAGTTGGACGTTGACAGACTTTTCAAGAAGAGCCTCAAACGAGCCCCAAAGCCTCCTG AGTCCGTGTCGACACTCGACCTACGCGACGGACTCGAGGCACCTGACGCCTCGATGGGCAACCGGAGTCGTTCTGTACCAGGCTTAGACGTTAAG GAAGATgacgaggaggatgaagataTTGACAGCCTGGTTAGCTTTCACAAAAGGTCAATGgcatccagctcctccagcctgCACAGCTCAAAG AGCGCAATGGGCAGCATGATGAGTATTTACAGTGAAGCAGGAGACTTTGACAGCGTGGAGGTGAGCGGGAACATCGTCTTCTCTATGAGCTACGACGAAGACAGCCAGAGCCTCCAGGTCTTCATCAAGGAGTGCCACGGGCTGGCTTACGCCGATGCCACACGGCAGCTTTCAAACCC ttATGTCAAGTGTTATCTGCTCCCCGACAAATCTCGCCAGAGCAAAAGGAAGACCACCATCAAGAGAAACACCATCGACCCCGTCTATAAAGAAACACTTAAG tacTCCATCAACCGCTCTCAGCTGTTCACCCGCTCCATGTTAATATCAGTGTGGCATCACGGTCGCCTCAGCCGCAACGCCTTCCTGGGAGAAGTGGAGATCCCTCTGGACTCCAGAGACCTCGACTCCCCGGACGAGGACAATGTGGCTCTGATGTCAAAG GCAGCCTCCACTGCACAGACTTCAGCTTTTGCTCAGTATAAAGGAGAGTTGGTCATCTCCTTGAAGTACGTCACATCTAAAAAGCCAGCGACTGAGAAAACCAAAG TCAAGAAAAGAGAATCGGCGACTGAACACAGGGGAGAACTGCACATCTTAATTAAAGAGGCAAAGAATTTGATGGCAATGCAACCAGGAGGGACATCAGATAGCTTTGTGAAGGG ATACTTGTTCCCAACGAAAGGGAAGAGCACAAAGAGGAAGACTCCAGTCGTAAAGAAGAACCTGGACCCCCACTACGACCACACGTTCGTGTACAAGGACCTGGCTCTGGAGCAGCTGAGGGAGATGTGTCTGGAGCTGACTGTGTGGGACAAGGAGGCCATGCTGACCAATGAATTCCTAGGAGGGGTCCGCCTCAGCTCGGTAAAAG GCACTGTTAAAATAAGcaaggaggaagtggaaatggACTCGGTCGGCGAGGAGGTCAGTATGTGGGAGAAGATGATGCAGTACCCCGACTCGTGGGCAGAGGGAACTCTTCCACTGCGATCCACTATGCGGAAGGAGGAGGGCAAATGA